A single genomic interval of Streptomyces sp. 1222.5 harbors:
- a CDS encoding aspartate-semialdehyde dehydrogenase, which yields MRVGIVGATGQVGTVMRRILVERNFPVTELRLFASARSAGTVLDGVTVEDATTADYTGLDIVIFSAGGATSRALAEKVASQGAVVIDNSSAWRKDPEVPLVVSEVNPHAIADRPKGIIANPNCTTMAAMPVLKVLHEDAGLEALIVATYQAVSGSGLAGVAELHGQVQKAAAEADKLTHDGAAVDFPEPQVYQRTIAFNVLPLAGSIVDDGLNETDEEQKLRNESRKILEIPDLKVSGTCVRVPVFSGHSLQVNARFARPISPERATELLAKAPGVALSEIPTPLQAAGQDPSYVGRIRRDETVDNGLALFISNDNLRKGAALNAVQIAELVAAELSAKK from the coding sequence GTGAGGGTCGGAATCGTCGGAGCCACCGGTCAGGTCGGCACGGTCATGCGCAGGATCCTCGTGGAGCGGAACTTCCCGGTCACGGAGCTGCGCCTGTTCGCCTCGGCCCGCTCGGCCGGGACGGTGCTGGACGGCGTGACGGTGGAGGACGCGACGACCGCCGACTACACCGGCCTCGACATCGTGATCTTCTCCGCGGGCGGCGCGACCTCCCGGGCGCTGGCCGAGAAGGTGGCCTCGCAGGGCGCCGTCGTGATCGACAACTCCTCCGCCTGGCGCAAGGACCCCGAGGTCCCGCTGGTCGTCTCCGAGGTGAACCCGCACGCGATCGCCGACCGTCCCAAGGGCATCATCGCCAACCCGAACTGCACCACCATGGCCGCCATGCCGGTTTTGAAGGTGCTGCACGAGGACGCCGGCCTGGAGGCGCTGATCGTCGCCACCTACCAGGCGGTGTCCGGTTCCGGTCTGGCGGGCGTGGCCGAACTGCACGGCCAGGTGCAGAAGGCCGCCGCCGAGGCCGACAAGCTGACCCACGACGGCGCCGCGGTCGACTTCCCCGAGCCGCAGGTATACCAGCGCACCATCGCCTTCAACGTGCTCCCGCTGGCGGGCAGCATCGTCGACGACGGTCTGAACGAGACCGACGAGGAGCAGAAGCTGCGCAACGAGTCCCGCAAGATCCTCGAGATCCCCGACCTGAAGGTCTCCGGCACCTGCGTGCGCGTCCCGGTCTTCTCCGGCCACTCCCTCCAGGTCAACGCCCGTTTCGCCCGCCCGATCTCCCCCGAACGCGCGACCGAGCTGCTCGCGAAGGCCCCCGGCGTCGCCCTCTCCGAGATCCCGACCCCGCTGCAGGCGGCCGGCCAGGACCCCTCGTACGTCGGCCGGATCCGCCGCGACGAGACGGTGGACAACGGCCTCGCGCTGTTCATCTCCAACGACAACCTCCGCAAGGGCGCCGCGCTGAACGCGGTGCAGATCGCGGAGCTGGTGGCGGCGGAGCTGTCCGCGAAGAAGTAG
- the pepN gene encoding aminopeptidase N, whose product MPGTNLTREEAQQRAELLTVDSYEIDLDLSGAQEGGTYRSVTTVRFDVARNGAESFIDLVAPTVHEVVLNGDQLDPAAVFADSRIALPGLLQGRNVLRVVADCAYTNTGEGLHRFVDPVDEQAYLYTQFEVPDARRVFASFEQPDLKATFQFTVKAPTGWTVISNSPTPEPKDDVWAFEPTPRISSYITALIVGPYHSVHSVYEKDGQSVPLGIYCRPSLAEFLDSDAIFEVTRQGFDWFQEKFDYAYPFAKYDQLFVPEFNAGAMENAGAVTIRDQYVFRSKVTDAAYEVRAETILHELAHMWFGDLVTMEWWNDLWLNESFATYTSIACQAAAPGSRWPHSWTTFANSMKTWAYRQDQLPSTHPIMADIRDLDDVLVNFDGITYAKGASVLKQLVAYVGEDEFFRGVQAYFKRHAFGNTRLSDLLGALEETSGRDLKTWSKKWLETAGINILRPEIATDADGLITSFAVRQEAPPLPAGAKGEPTLRPHRIAIGLYDLDAASGKLVRTERIELDVDGELTAVPQLGGRPRPAVVLLNDDDLSYAKVRLDEESLKTVTEHLGDFEASLPRALSWASAWDMTRDAELAARDYLSLVLSGIGKESDIGVVQSLHRQVKLAIDLYADPAAREALLARWTDATLAHLRAAEPAGDHQLAWARAFAATARTPEQLDLLEALLDGTQTVEGLAVDTELRWAFVQRLAAVGRFDEAEIANEYERDRTAAGERHAATARAARPTAEAKAEAWASVVESDKLPNAVQEAVIGGFVQTDQRELLADYTDRYFEILKGVWDSRSHEIAQQIAIGLYPSVQVSEEILAKTDSWLAAAEPSAALRRLVSESRAGVERALRAQAADAAAAA is encoded by the coding sequence GTGCCTGGCACAAACCTGACTCGCGAAGAGGCACAGCAGCGGGCCGAGCTGCTGACCGTTGACTCGTACGAGATCGATCTCGACCTCTCCGGCGCGCAGGAGGGCGGTACCTACCGGTCCGTGACCACGGTGCGCTTCGACGTCGCCCGGAACGGCGCGGAGTCGTTCATCGACCTGGTGGCCCCGACCGTCCACGAGGTGGTCCTCAACGGCGACCAGCTGGATCCCGCCGCGGTCTTCGCCGACTCGCGGATCGCCCTGCCGGGGCTGCTCCAGGGACGCAACGTCCTGCGGGTCGTCGCCGACTGCGCCTACACCAACACCGGTGAGGGCCTGCACCGCTTCGTCGACCCGGTCGACGAGCAGGCCTACCTGTACACCCAGTTCGAGGTCCCCGACGCCCGCCGCGTCTTCGCCTCCTTCGAGCAGCCCGACCTGAAGGCCACCTTCCAGTTCACGGTGAAGGCACCGACTGGCTGGACGGTCATTTCGAACTCGCCCACGCCGGAGCCCAAGGACGACGTCTGGGCCTTCGAGCCGACGCCCCGGATCTCCTCGTACATCACGGCCCTGATCGTCGGCCCGTACCACTCGGTGCACAGCGTGTACGAGAAGGACGGGCAGTCCGTGCCGCTCGGCATCTACTGCCGGCCCTCGCTCGCCGAGTTCCTCGACTCGGACGCGATCTTCGAGGTCACCCGGCAGGGCTTCGACTGGTTCCAGGAGAAGTTCGACTACGCGTACCCGTTCGCCAAGTACGACCAGCTGTTCGTGCCGGAGTTCAACGCGGGCGCGATGGAGAACGCGGGCGCCGTCACCATCCGCGACCAGTACGTCTTCCGGTCCAAGGTGACCGACGCGGCGTACGAGGTGCGGGCGGAGACCATCCTGCACGAGCTGGCCCACATGTGGTTCGGCGACCTGGTCACCATGGAGTGGTGGAACGACCTGTGGCTGAACGAGTCGTTCGCCACCTACACCTCCATCGCCTGCCAGGCCGCCGCGCCGGGCTCCCGCTGGCCGCACTCGTGGACCACGTTCGCCAACTCGATGAAGACCTGGGCGTACCGGCAGGACCAGCTGCCGTCCACGCACCCGATCATGGCGGACATCCGCGACCTGGACGACGTGCTCGTCAACTTCGACGGCATCACCTACGCCAAGGGCGCGAGCGTGCTGAAGCAGCTCGTCGCGTACGTCGGTGAGGACGAGTTCTTCCGGGGCGTGCAGGCCTACTTCAAGCGGCACGCCTTCGGCAACACGCGTCTGTCGGACCTGCTGGGCGCCCTGGAGGAGACCTCGGGGCGTGACCTGAAGACCTGGTCGAAGAAGTGGCTGGAGACCGCCGGCATCAACATCCTGCGGCCCGAGATCGCCACCGACGCCGACGGTCTCATCACCTCCTTCGCCGTCCGCCAGGAGGCCCCGCCCCTGCCGGCCGGCGCCAAGGGCGAGCCGACCCTGCGGCCGCACCGCATCGCGATCGGCCTGTACGACCTGGACGCCGCGAGCGGCAAGCTGGTGCGCACCGAGCGGATCGAGCTGGACGTCGACGGCGAACTGACCGCCGTACCGCAGCTGGGCGGCAGGCCCCGTCCGGCGGTCGTCCTGCTCAACGACGACGACCTGTCCTACGCCAAGGTCCGCCTGGACGAGGAGTCGCTGAAGACCGTCACCGAGCACCTCGGCGACTTCGAGGCGTCCCTGCCGCGCGCGCTGTCCTGGGCGTCGGCCTGGGACATGACGCGGGACGCCGAGCTGGCCGCCCGCGACTACCTCTCCCTCGTCCTGTCGGGCATCGGCAAGGAGTCCGACATCGGGGTCGTGCAGTCGCTGCACCGCCAGGTCAAGCTGGCGATCGACCTGTACGCCGACCCGGCCGCCCGCGAGGCGCTGCTGGCCCGCTGGACCGACGCCACGCTGGCCCACCTGCGGGCGGCCGAGCCGGCCGGCGACCACCAGCTGGCCTGGGCCCGGGCGTTCGCGGCGACCGCGCGCACCCCGGAGCAGCTGGACCTGCTGGAGGCCCTGCTGGACGGCACGCAGACCGTCGAGGGGCTGGCCGTGGACACCGAGCTGCGCTGGGCGTTCGTGCAGCGGCTCGCGGCGGTCGGCCGGTTCGACGAGGCCGAGATCGCGAACGAGTACGAGCGGGACCGCACCGCCGCCGGTGAGCGGCACGCGGCCACCGCCCGCGCGGCCCGGCCCACCGCCGAGGCCAAGGCGGAGGCGTGGGCGTCGGTCGTCGAGTCCGACAAGCTGCCCAACGCCGTGCAGGAGGCCGTGATCGGCGGCTTCGTGCAGACCGACCAGCGCGAGCTGCTGGCCGACTACACGGACAGGTACTTCGAGATCCTCAAGGGCGTGTGGGACTCCCGGTCCCACGAGATCGCCCAGCAGATCGCGATCGGTCTGTACCCGTCGGTGCAGGTCTCCGAGGAGATCCTGGCCAAGACGGACTCCTGGCTGGCCGCGGCCGAGCCGAGCGCGGCCCTGCGCCGCCTCGTCTCGGAGTCCCGTGCGGGCGTCGAGCGCGCGCTGCGGGCCCAGGCGGCGGACGCGGCGGCCGCCGCGTAA
- a CDS encoding sigma-70 family RNA polymerase sigma factor codes for MLRGGARRDQGAYAGAERAGDDPLDAAQERRVRAVLALGGVPQSDLPDGVQQVRLRLLERTASGREAPRDVSAWAAVVASNLAMDWHRAKRRRERLGERLAALHEPAHPSGEETSLLSLAVARGLDELPAAQRQVVVLRFFADLPVRGIAEELGIPEGTVKSRLHTAVRALRERLHDDEVV; via the coding sequence GTGCTGCGCGGAGGGGCGCGCCGCGATCAGGGGGCGTACGCCGGTGCGGAACGTGCCGGTGACGATCCGCTGGACGCGGCCCAGGAACGCCGGGTGCGGGCGGTGCTCGCGCTGGGCGGGGTGCCGCAGTCGGACCTGCCGGACGGGGTGCAGCAGGTGCGGCTGCGGCTGCTGGAGCGGACGGCGAGCGGCCGCGAGGCACCGCGGGACGTGTCGGCGTGGGCGGCGGTGGTCGCCTCCAACCTCGCCATGGACTGGCACCGGGCCAAGCGGCGCCGGGAACGGCTGGGGGAGCGGCTGGCCGCGCTGCACGAGCCCGCGCACCCCTCCGGCGAGGAGACCAGCCTGCTCTCCCTCGCCGTCGCCCGGGGCCTGGACGAACTGCCCGCCGCGCAGCGGCAGGTGGTCGTCCTGCGCTTCTTCGCCGACCTGCCGGTGCGGGGCATAGCCGAGGAGCTGGGCATTCCCGAGGGCACGGTCAAGAGCAGGCTGCACACGGCGGTCCGCGCGCTGCGCGAGCGGCTGCACGACGACGAGGTGGTGTGA
- a CDS encoding LysR family transcriptional regulator gives MAEWDLRKLRILRTLRERGTVTATAEALHMTPSAVSQQLTNLARQLGVPLLEAQGRRVRLTDAARLVLAHAEAVFEQLERADAALAAYARGDAGEVRVGAFPTAVPALVVPAVRALRESHPRISVRVREAEAAEAYELLAAGEVDLALSLAAEAPSAADSRLTRVPLLTDPLDVALPPRHPLARADGLRLPDLAAEPWIFGGSGPWSDITRRACEAAGFSPHQGHSASGWTAILAMVEAGMGVALVPRMAAGRRTGVVLRELGPDRPVRHVVGAVRKGAENGTAVTRVLRALHDAAATRAGG, from the coding sequence ATGGCCGAGTGGGACCTGAGGAAGCTGCGGATCCTGCGCACCCTGCGCGAGCGGGGGACCGTGACGGCGACGGCCGAGGCCCTGCACATGACTCCGTCCGCCGTCTCCCAGCAACTCACCAACCTCGCCCGGCAGCTCGGCGTGCCCCTGTTGGAGGCGCAGGGCCGCCGGGTGCGGCTCACCGACGCGGCCCGGCTGGTGCTGGCCCACGCCGAGGCGGTGTTCGAGCAGCTGGAGCGGGCGGACGCGGCACTCGCGGCGTACGCGCGGGGAGACGCCGGCGAGGTACGCGTCGGCGCCTTCCCGACGGCGGTGCCCGCCCTGGTCGTACCGGCCGTCCGGGCCCTGCGCGAGTCGCACCCCCGGATCTCGGTACGGGTCAGGGAGGCGGAGGCCGCCGAGGCCTACGAGCTGCTGGCCGCAGGAGAGGTGGACCTCGCCCTGTCCCTCGCGGCCGAGGCGCCGAGCGCGGCGGACTCCCGCCTCACCCGCGTGCCCCTGCTCACCGACCCGCTGGACGTCGCCCTGCCGCCGCGCCATCCGCTCGCCCGCGCCGACGGGCTGCGGCTGCCGGACCTCGCGGCGGAACCCTGGATCTTCGGCGGCAGCGGACCCTGGTCCGACATCACCCGGCGCGCCTGCGAGGCGGCCGGCTTCAGCCCCCACCAGGGCCACTCCGCCTCCGGCTGGACCGCGATCCTCGCCATGGTGGAGGCGGGGATGGGCGTCGCCCTGGTACCGAGGATGGCGGCCGGCCGCCGTACGGGCGTGGTCCTGCGCGAACTGGGCCCGGACCGGCCCGTACGCCATGTGGTGGGCGCGGTGCGCAAGGGCGCGGAGAACGGAACCGCGGTGACCCGTGTCCTGCGGGCCCTGCACGACGCGGCCGCCACCAGGGCCGGCGGCTAG
- a CDS encoding TetR family transcriptional regulator gives MTGSTETNQAGEQSGARTKQAGKESGARVTGQARRSGATRSAILAAARERFAADGYERATIRAVARDARIDPSMVMRYFGSKEGLFAAAVALDLRLPDLAQVPREDIGRTLVGHFLNLWEENEELTAVLRVGATNEAGAERMQDIFREQLLPVARQACPDPEQVPARAALCAAQLLGLALTRYVLRLPAARVLTREELVAWLGPTVQRYLTAPKP, from the coding sequence ATGACGGGCAGCACGGAGACGAACCAGGCCGGGGAGCAGTCCGGCGCGCGGACGAAGCAGGCGGGGAAGGAGTCCGGTGCCCGCGTCACCGGGCAGGCGCGCCGTTCCGGCGCCACCCGGTCCGCCATCCTCGCCGCGGCCCGGGAGCGCTTCGCCGCCGACGGGTACGAGCGGGCCACCATCCGGGCCGTCGCCAGGGACGCGCGCATCGACCCGTCGATGGTGATGCGCTACTTCGGCAGCAAGGAGGGCCTGTTCGCGGCGGCCGTCGCGCTGGATCTGCGGCTGCCCGACCTGGCACAGGTACCGCGCGAGGACATCGGGCGGACGCTGGTGGGCCACTTCCTGAACCTGTGGGAGGAGAACGAGGAGCTGACGGCCGTCCTCCGGGTGGGTGCCACCAACGAGGCCGGCGCCGAGCGGATGCAGGACATCTTCCGGGAGCAGCTGCTGCCGGTGGCCCGGCAGGCCTGCCCCGACCCCGAGCAGGTGCCGGCCCGGGCCGCGCTCTGTGCCGCACAGCTGCTGGGTCTCGCGCTGACCCGCTACGTGCTGAGGCTGCCGGCGGCCCGCGTGCTCACCCGGGAGGAACTGGTGGCCTGGCTCGGGCCGACGGTCCAGCGCTACCTGACGGCACCGAAGCCCTAG
- a CDS encoding FAD-dependent monooxygenase, translated as MSGTTEPTGTHRTDTTPVPRVVIVGCGPTGLLLAGDLAAAGVPVTVLEKRPHRISNLSRAFVLHARTLEQLDARGLADDLEAVGQPLDRLGLFGRLTMDLSALPSRYRHLLVLPQYEVEKALERRAVEAGADFRYETELTGLTQDAAGVTVEARGPEGCTETVRAAYVVGADGMRSAVRQAIGLPFPGRSVIRSVVLADVRLAEKPPTLLTVDAVGDAFAFLAPFGDGYYRVIGWHRGRDVADHEPLELAEVKEITRLALGRDFGMHDARWMSRFHSDERQAPAYRVGRVFLAGDAAHVHTPAGGQGMNTGLQDAANLSWKLAAVVGGHADPALLATYQDERHPVGRAVLRSSGGIVRLAMAKRPWTLAARAALTAFLDACGPARRKVAGQITGIGYRYPAPRGSHALTGARVPDVTLCGGGRLYEALRGGRFVLITPEPYEAGSGRADRLAVVRRAGGRRTTVLVRPDGYAAWAADAPAPAEIETAVTRHLGPTISETVQFS; from the coding sequence ATGAGCGGCACCACCGAACCCACCGGTACCCACCGCACCGACACCACCCCGGTGCCCCGCGTCGTGATCGTCGGCTGCGGCCCCACCGGGCTCCTGCTCGCGGGCGACCTCGCCGCCGCCGGCGTCCCGGTCACCGTCCTGGAGAAGCGCCCCCACCGGATCAGCAACCTCTCCCGCGCGTTCGTCCTGCACGCCCGCACCCTCGAACAGCTCGACGCCCGTGGCCTCGCCGACGATCTGGAGGCCGTCGGGCAGCCCCTCGACCGGCTCGGTCTCTTCGGCCGGCTGACCATGGACCTCTCCGCCCTCCCCTCCCGCTACCGCCACCTCCTCGTCCTCCCGCAGTACGAGGTGGAGAAGGCGCTGGAGCGGCGCGCGGTCGAGGCGGGCGCCGACTTCCGCTACGAGACCGAGCTGACCGGGCTCACCCAGGACGCGGCCGGCGTGACGGTCGAGGCCCGCGGACCGGAGGGGTGCACGGAGACGGTCCGGGCCGCGTACGTCGTCGGTGCCGACGGGATGCGCAGTGCGGTGCGGCAGGCGATCGGGCTGCCCTTCCCGGGCCGGTCGGTGATCCGGTCCGTCGTGCTCGCCGACGTCCGGCTCGCCGAGAAGCCCCCGACTCTGCTCACCGTCGACGCCGTCGGCGACGCCTTCGCCTTCCTCGCGCCGTTCGGTGACGGCTACTACCGGGTGATCGGCTGGCACCGCGGCCGTGACGTCGCCGACCACGAGCCCCTGGAACTGGCGGAGGTCAAGGAGATCACGCGGCTCGCGCTCGGCCGGGACTTCGGGATGCACGACGCCCGCTGGATGTCCCGCTTCCACAGTGACGAGCGGCAGGCGCCGGCCTACCGGGTCGGCCGGGTCTTCCTCGCCGGCGACGCCGCGCACGTGCACACCCCGGCCGGCGGGCAGGGGATGAACACCGGCCTCCAGGACGCGGCGAACCTGAGCTGGAAGCTCGCCGCCGTGGTGGGCGGCCATGCGGACCCCGCCCTGCTGGCCACCTACCAGGACGAACGGCACCCGGTCGGCCGGGCGGTGCTGCGCAGCAGCGGAGGGATCGTGCGCCTCGCCATGGCCAAGCGCCCCTGGACGCTGGCGGCCCGCGCCGCGCTCACCGCGTTCCTCGACGCGTGCGGCCCGGCCCGCCGCAAGGTCGCCGGCCAGATCACAGGCATCGGCTACCGCTATCCCGCACCGCGCGGCTCCCACGCCCTCACCGGCGCCCGCGTCCCGGACGTCACGCTGTGCGGCGGCGGCCGCCTGTACGAGGCGCTGCGCGGCGGACGGTTCGTACTGATCACGCCGGAGCCTTACGAGGCGGGATCCGGCCGCGCGGACCGGCTGGCCGTGGTCCGCCGAGCGGGCGGCCGCCGCACCACCGTGCTGGTGCGGCCCGACGGCTACGCGGCCTGGGCCGCCGACGCGCCGGCACCGGCGGAGATCGAGACGGCCGTCACCCGCCACCTCGGCCCTACGATCTCCGAAACCGTTCAGTTCAGCTGA
- a CDS encoding DMT family transporter, with translation MAAVLHRTTASPRPTLPSRRAADPLLGLACAALATVVWSGSFVTSRGLHDSVPPVQQAFWRWVVALIAVAPFGARQAWRARARIRRHGRYVLCASLLGVAAYNTLVNQAGLTTPAATMGMIMAASPVLMAVCDRLAGVRLGTRRTAGLIVACAGVTLLVGGDADLSAGGLWMTGAACCFAGYSALLRRRPAELGGAAFLFTTFLAGTVLLLPAQAVSLAVQGGFTPSPGTVLPLLYVGVASSAVAFFAWNKAVALIGATRAGVVYYLQPVCVALLSWAVLGERTGWPQLLCLALILGGVVLGAGTGRRAVPHGVGPGSSAAGRRGDDR, from the coding sequence GTGGCCGCCGTCCTGCACCGGACCACCGCCTCGCCCCGCCCCACCCTTCCGTCCCGCCGGGCAGCCGACCCGCTCCTCGGACTCGCCTGCGCCGCCCTCGCCACGGTCGTCTGGTCCGGCAGCTTCGTCACCTCCCGCGGTCTGCACGACAGCGTCCCGCCCGTCCAGCAGGCCTTCTGGCGCTGGGTCGTCGCACTGATCGCCGTCGCTCCCTTCGGCGCCCGGCAGGCATGGCGGGCGCGGGCCCGGATCCGACGGCACGGCCGCTACGTCCTGTGCGCCTCGCTGCTCGGGGTGGCCGCCTACAACACCCTCGTGAACCAGGCCGGTCTGACCACCCCGGCCGCCACCATGGGCATGATCATGGCCGCCTCCCCGGTGCTCATGGCGGTGTGCGACCGGCTGGCCGGCGTCCGGCTCGGCACGCGGCGCACCGCCGGACTGATCGTCGCCTGCGCGGGCGTGACGCTGCTCGTCGGCGGCGACGCGGACCTCTCGGCCGGCGGTCTGTGGATGACCGGCGCCGCCTGCTGCTTCGCCGGCTACAGCGCGCTGCTGCGCCGCCGGCCCGCGGAACTCGGCGGAGCCGCCTTCCTGTTCACCACCTTCCTGGCGGGCACGGTCCTGCTGCTGCCCGCCCAGGCCGTCAGTCTCGCCGTGCAGGGCGGCTTCACCCCGTCCCCCGGGACGGTGCTGCCCCTGCTCTACGTCGGCGTGGCCTCCTCCGCCGTGGCATTCTTCGCCTGGAACAAGGCCGTCGCCCTGATCGGCGCCACCCGCGCCGGCGTCGTCTACTACCTCCAGCCGGTCTGCGTGGCCCTGCTGTCCTGGGCGGTACTCGGCGAGCGCACCGGATGGCCGCAACTGCTGTGCCTGGCACTGATCCTGGGCGGCGTCGTCCTCGGCGCCGGCACCGGTCGCCGGGCCGTGCCGCACGGCGTGGGACCCGGCAGCTCGGCGGCCGGCCGGCGCGGTGACGACAGGTAA
- the malQ gene encoding 4-alpha-glucanotransferase, whose protein sequence is MAAGHDDAELPGPAGTVAAGPGDTGAASAPAGEDLTRLAGLHGVATSYSPAPDQTVAVPASAVAAALTALGVDAGTPDAVRAALAERERELRERLLPPTVVQWAGAEPPAALAALPPGTRLDVVTEDGQEREGTAGLPLGVHRLTALAPDGRTGRAHLVVAPDRLPAPPGRSSGVLVQLYSLLSHRSWGMGDLGDLAELASWAGRTAGAGFVQVNPLHAAVPGAPTDPSPYRPSSRRFPDPVHLRIEEIPEFGYVEDRERLAALLERAGRLREDVLDKGALIDRDAVWELKREALELVLAVPLGPGRQAAYDDFRAAHGQALDDHATWCALAEVHGSDWHGWPDGLRDPRSPATARARAELAGRVAFHARLAWLTDGQLRAAQRAAREAGMPVGIVHDLAVGVHPVGADAWAQQDVFAAGMSVGAPPDAFNARGQDWGLPPWRPDRLAATGHAPYRELLRALFRYAGALRIDHVMGLFRLWWVPQGSPPTEGTYVRHDADAMLAILALEATRAGAVVIGEDLGTVEPGVREALQRRGVLGTSVLWFERDWEGDGHPLPPERWRADCLATATTHDLPPTAARLTGDHVDLRDRLGLLTRSAVEERAEAAADTAEWLALLGSLGLLDSPAAGPAGSDEEEEIRAVHRFLLRTPARLIGVWLPDGVGDRRPQNLPGTWDQYPNWRLPIADREGRPVPLEELTASPRLRGLLEVLRPSGPSGAPGPSGTPGA, encoded by the coding sequence ATGGCCGCGGGGCACGACGACGCGGAGCTGCCCGGGCCGGCCGGAACCGTCGCGGCCGGACCCGGCGACACGGGCGCGGCGTCCGCGCCCGCCGGTGAGGACCTCACCCGGCTCGCCGGGCTGCACGGGGTCGCCACCTCCTACAGTCCCGCGCCGGACCAAACCGTCGCGGTACCCGCCTCCGCCGTGGCCGCCGCCCTGACCGCCCTCGGCGTCGACGCGGGCACCCCGGACGCCGTCCGCGCCGCGCTCGCCGAGCGGGAACGCGAACTGCGCGAACGCCTGCTGCCGCCGACGGTGGTGCAGTGGGCCGGCGCCGAGCCGCCCGCCGCCCTCGCCGCACTGCCCCCCGGAACCCGGCTGGACGTGGTGACCGAGGACGGGCAGGAGCGCGAGGGGACCGCCGGCCTCCCGCTCGGCGTCCACCGGCTCACTGCCCTCGCGCCCGACGGGCGCACCGGCCGGGCCCACCTCGTCGTCGCCCCCGACCGCCTCCCCGCCCCGCCAGGACGCTCCTCGGGCGTTCTCGTCCAGCTGTACTCCCTGCTCTCCCACCGCTCCTGGGGCATGGGCGACCTCGGTGACCTCGCCGAGCTCGCGAGCTGGGCGGGGCGCACCGCCGGAGCCGGGTTCGTGCAGGTCAACCCCCTGCACGCGGCCGTGCCCGGTGCTCCCACCGATCCCTCCCCGTACCGGCCCTCCTCCCGCCGTTTCCCCGACCCCGTGCACCTGCGGATCGAGGAGATCCCCGAGTTCGGCTACGTCGAGGACCGCGAGCGCCTGGCCGCCCTGCTGGAGCGGGCCGGGCGGCTGCGGGAGGACGTACTCGACAAGGGCGCGCTCATCGACCGGGACGCCGTGTGGGAGCTGAAGCGGGAGGCACTGGAGCTGGTTCTCGCCGTCCCCCTCGGCCCCGGCCGGCAGGCCGCCTACGACGACTTCCGCGCCGCTCACGGCCAGGCCCTCGACGACCACGCCACCTGGTGCGCCCTCGCCGAGGTGCACGGCTCCGACTGGCACGGCTGGCCGGACGGGCTGCGCGACCCCCGCTCGCCCGCCACCGCCCGTGCCCGCGCCGAACTCGCCGGCCGGGTGGCCTTCCACGCCCGCCTGGCCTGGCTCACCGACGGCCAGCTGCGGGCGGCCCAGCGTGCCGCCCGCGAGGCCGGCATGCCGGTCGGGATCGTGCACGACCTCGCCGTCGGAGTGCACCCGGTGGGCGCCGACGCCTGGGCGCAGCAGGACGTGTTCGCCGCCGGAATGTCGGTCGGCGCGCCACCGGACGCCTTCAACGCCCGCGGCCAGGACTGGGGCCTGCCGCCCTGGCGTCCCGACCGGCTCGCCGCCACGGGCCACGCCCCCTACCGCGAACTCCTGCGCGCCCTCTTCCGGTACGCGGGCGCGCTGCGCATCGACCACGTCATGGGCCTGTTCCGGCTCTGGTGGGTGCCGCAGGGCAGCCCGCCCACCGAGGGCACCTACGTGCGTCACGACGCCGACGCCATGCTCGCGATCCTCGCCCTGGAGGCCACCCGCGCCGGGGCCGTGGTCATCGGCGAGGACCTGGGCACGGTCGAACCCGGCGTGCGCGAGGCGCTGCAGCGGCGCGGAGTGCTCGGCACCTCCGTGCTGTGGTTCGAGCGGGACTGGGAGGGCGACGGACACCCGCTGCCGCCCGAGCGGTGGCGCGCCGACTGCCTGGCCACCGCCACCACCCACGACCTGCCGCCCACCGCCGCCCGGCTCACCGGCGACCACGTCGACCTGCGCGACCGCCTGGGACTGCTCACCCGTTCGGCCGTCGAGGAACGCGCCGAGGCCGCGGCGGACACGGCGGAGTGGCTCGCCCTGCTCGGCAGCCTCGGCCTGCTGGACAGCCCGGCGGCCGGACCGGCCGGTTCCGACGAGGAGGAGGAGATCCGCGCGGTCCACCGCTTCCTGCTGCGCACTCCGGCCCGGCTGATCGGGGTCTGGCTGCCGGACGGCGTGGGCGACCGCCGCCCGCAGAACCTGCCGGGCACCTGGGACCAATATCCCAACTGGCGGCTGCCGATCGCCGACCGGGAAGGCAGGCCGGTGCCGCTGGAGGAGCTGACGGCGTCGCCGCGGCTGCGGGGCCTGCTGGAGGTGCTGCGGCCGTCCGGCCCGTCGGGCGCGCCGGGTCCGTCGGGCACGCCGGGCGCGTGA